The DNA segment CTTCGCCGCCTTGAAGTCGCGGTAGAGTCCATGAATGCGCGGCTGCAGCGGCGCCTCGCCAGTCTGGCCCCGGGCAAGCCGGAAGCGGCTCGTTTCGAAGTCCTCACAGCCCTTATTTTCAAGCGGGCGTTCCAGCCCTCAATAGACAGGCCGCTACTTCAGACATCGAGTCCTCACCCGAATTACAGGCGCGACATCATACTTCCCGTCGCGACTCCGGTTGGGCTTTGGCACTACTGGGCTGTCGTATATGGCAGCGACTTGATAATGATCGAGTGCAAGAACCATGCGGGCCCGCTAGGTCCGACAGACGTGGACTTGACCGCAAAGTATCTGCGCCGACCCGGCCTCGCTCGACTCGCGTTCATTGCAACACGGAAGCCGCCAAGTCCCGAGGCAGTTGAAGTCGCACGCGACATCTTCCGCGTCGACAACAAGCTGCTCATCTTTCTTGCTGATACCGAATTGAGCCAGTTGGCCCAATTAGGTGGTCGAGGCACGGAAGCGGAAGCGTACCTGCGCCGCGTGTACCAAGGACAGAAGATGGTCCTCTGATTCACGCTCGCGGGAGCGGCTGTCGCTCGCCGGCGCGGGGCCGACACGCTGTCCGATCGGGTTGTTCAGATTTCTGCGCGTTCAGGCGCCCGCTGACCGCGCCGCATAACTCACGTTGCACCCGCCGAACGCCGGCCTTGCCGACTTCACCGCCGTTCCGCTTCCGCGGGCGACCACTCTGATGCGGCCTTCGGCGCTCGCCAAGAATGACCCACCTCTGCTCGGGAGAATCGACCCGGCTTCTTGATCGGGTAAATCGTGGTGCACCGATTTCGGCGTTGGTGCGAAGAAGCCGCAGGCCCCGGTAGGGGCGCTGCGGCTTCCGAAGCGGAGGTCAGGTCGCCGTTAGCCGGAGGGATCGCGCAAGGACGGGCCGTCGATGGTGACGGTGTGGCACTGGTGGCGGATGCGGCTGAGCAGAGCGTCGCAGAGGGCCTTGTTGCCGAGGAAGTTCTGCCACTCTTCGTAGCCGAGGTTGGTGGTGATGATCGTGGCCTTCCGCTTGTAGCGCTCCTCCATCAGACGGAAGAAGACGTTGGTCTGCTCGGGCCGAAGATTCAGGTATCCCATCTCGTCGATGACGAGCAGATCCACGCGGGCGAGGCGGTTGAGCAGTTTGCGTGACGAGCGGTCAGCGAGCGAGGCGTACATCTCGTCGAACAAGTCCTGCGCTTTGAGGAAGAGCCCGCGGTAGCCGTTCTGGAGGGCCTTCAGGAGCAGGCCGGTGGCGAGTCCTGTCTTGCCCACGCCGGTGCCACCGATGAAGACCAGATTCTCGGCGCGGGCAACGAAGTCGAGGCTGGCGAAGCCGCGGATCTGGCGAGCGGAGATCCCCGGCTGGCGCTTGAAGGGGAACGACTCGATGGTCCACTGCTCAGGCATGGCGGCGCGCTTGATGCGCCAGTTGAGGGCGGACTCTTGCTTGTTGTGCCACTCGGCGCGCAGCAAACGGAGCAGGAACTCGCCGTAGGTGAGCTGCTTTTTCTCGGCGTGCTGAAGCTCCTCTTCGATGATCTGGCGGACCTTGCTGAGGTGCAGGGTCTTGAGCAGCTGATGGAGCTCGTCGTCGCGCATGGGTCACTCCTGCTCGTCGTCGGGGTCGCGACGCGGGAAGTAGTCGTGGCGGATGTTGCGCAGGATCATGGTCTCGATGCGCTCGAGGTCGTAGAGGCCGTAGCGAGCTGCGTCGCGGAGCGCGTCGATGAGCGGTGGCTGCGGATAGTCGCGCAACAGGCGGCGAAGCTGGCGCAGGCGGGCAACGCCCCGTCCTCAAGGTGCGCGCCGGTGCAGCTCGGTGATCCAGGTGGCGAGCTCGGGGAGCTCGGCGTGCAGCTGGCGCTCCTCGGCGACGAGCTGCTCGTCGCGGCGCTGCCTGTGCTCGGCGCGCTCCGGCTCGGGGAGCCGCACTCGCTTCGGGCCATCCACCCGGCGCGGATGGGTGGCAACCACGCGCGGCCCATCGAACAGCTGGATCTCGGTCTTGGTCTCGCGCACCTCGAGCTGGTGACCGATGTAGCGAGCGGGCACTTCGTAGCGAAACGTGTGGACGTTGACGTAGCTCTCGAGGTCGACGAGGCGGGTGTGGATGCGATAGACGGGTGAGCGCCAGGCGGGCAACGGGACGAGCAGGTGGCTC comes from the Myxococcales bacterium genome and includes:
- a CDS encoding ATP-binding protein, whose translation is MRDDELHQLLKTLHLSKVRQIIEEELQHAEKKQLTYGEFLLRLLRAEWHNKQESALNWRIKRAAMPEQWTIESFPFKRQPGISARQIRGFASLDFVARAENLVFIGGTGVGKTGLATGLLLKALQNGYRGLFLKAQDLFDEMYASLADRSSRKLLNRLARVDLLVIDEMGYLNLRPEQTNVFFRLMEERYKRKATIITTNLGYEEWQNFLGNKALCDALLSRIRHQCHTVTIDGPSLRDPSG